Below is a window of Diaminobutyricibacter sp. McL0608 DNA.
GGGCTCCCACCGGTCCTCGGCGTGGAGCTCCGCGTGCATCCGACGGTCTGCTCCGGCTCGACGTCGACGGGGTGACGACCTTTGCGAGCCCCAACGCGCTGTCTGCGTTCAACCGCATGGGCTTCACCGACGAGCTCGAAGGCGAATCGCTCGCCGAGGTCACCACCCGGCTGCTCAGTGGGCGGATGGCGGTCGACGAGTCCCTGCCGCTCGTCGTCACAGGGAGGGCGCCGTGGCGCACCGACATTGAGGCGCGCGGTGTCACCGTGTCGCTGCGGGCGATCCCGATCCGCAATCGCGGAGAGCGTGTCGGCGCGATCGTGCTCTGTCGCGACGTGAGCGAGCTGCGTCATCAGGAGCGGGAACTCATCACCAAGGACGCGACCATCCGCGAGATCCACCACCGGGTGAAGAACAACCTCCAGACGGTTGCCTCGCTGCTGCGCATCCAGGCCAGGAGAACGCACTCCGACGAAGCGCGCGAAGCCCTCAGCCAGGCGATGCGGCGCGTTGCAGCGATCGCCGTTGTGCACGACACCCTGTCGACGGGTCTCGCGCAGATCGTCGACTTCGATGACGTCTTCGATCGCGTGCTGCTCCTCGTGGCCGAGGTGGCGTCGAGCCACAACACGACCGTCCACCCCAAGTCGTCGGGGAGCTTCGGTGTGCTGCCCAGCGAATACGCGACCCCCCTCGCACTGGCGCTGACCGAACTGGTGACCAATGCTGTCGAGCATGGCCTCGCCGGCCGCGAAGGACAGGTCGAGATCATCGCCGACCGGTCAGACGACGCCCTCACCGTCAAGGTGGTCGACAACGGATCAGGGCTCCCTGAAGGCAAAGTCGGCTCCGGGCTCGGCACGCAGATCGTGCGAACTCTCATCCAGGGCGAGCTCGGCGGCACGATCGACTGGCACACGATGATGGGGCAGGGCACAGAGGTGACGATCGACGTCCCGTTGCGCTATCTCACCAAGGCCTGACAACCGCAGGCGGGCCCGGTCAGACGATCAGGGCCGATCGACCGTGAAGGGGAGCGACGTGCTCGACGGCAGGATTTTCGACATGGTGTCATCGACCGCGAGCGTCGTTTCCGACCCTCCCACGCGTTTCCGTTACAGCGAACGCGACGGAGTGGTGTGGGGCGAGTACCGAGGAGACACGGTCACCGAAGGCCGGTTCTGCGGCAGCAGAGAGGGCGACGTGCTGCGTGTCGCCTTCGTGCACCGGTCGACTGCGGGCGCGCTCGTATCGGGTGCGGCGACCTCGACCATTTCGCAGGACGCCGAAGGTCGTCTGGTGCTGACCGAGGACTTCACATCGCCGGACGGGTCGCCGGAGGTAAGCGTGTGCCGCGAAATCGGCGTTTAGACGCCGAGGATCCTCTGCGCTGCATCCAGGGCTAGGTGTGCAGATGTGCAGCGGCAGAGGCCTCGATGGCGCCCTACGTCAGGAAGCGCGACGGGCGCGAGCGGCGCGGCGCTTGAGCGCGCGGCGCTCGTCTTCGGAAAGTCCACCCCAGACGCCGGAGTCCTGACCGGTCTCCAGTGCGTACTGCAGGCAGATCTCGGTCACCGTGCAGCGTGCGCACACGGACTTGGCCTTGTCGATCTGGTCGACGGCGGGCCCGGTGTTGCCGACGGGGAAAAACAGTTCCGGGTCAGCGGTGAGGCAGGCTGCCTTGTCGCGCCAGTCCATGGGGGTGCTCCTTTGTTGCTGAGTGCATGGCCGATCGGCCTAGAATGCGGGGTAAGCGTCGAGTTACAGGGTGATTGATCCGTGGGGATGAGACCTGCCCACGACCCTGTGAGCGTCAACTCGACCTCAAATATGCTCCCATACTGGTTAAACCAAATCAATAGTTTTGTATGGGATAACCCTGTGAACACACGCTTGAAACCTTCGGATGATATGACGCCACGCGAAGAAGCCCCGGCCCCGGGGCGCCCACCGCTTCTCATTGCGCTCGCCGCGCTTCTCTTCCTCGAGGCGGCCGGCGCGATCGTTCTCGTCATCTGGCTGGTCGTCGAGCTCGTGACGGCCGGCTCCGCCGCGTACGCGAGCGGCATAGCCCTCGTTCTTCTGGCCGCTCTCGCGGCCGTGTGGATTCTCTTCACGGCCGTCTCGACCCTGCGTCTGAAGTCGTGGGTCCGCGCATCCGCTGTCACCTGGCAAGTGCTGCAGATCGCCGTCGCCATCGGCAGTTTCCAGGGCCTCTATGCTCGGCCGGACCTCGGCTGGGCGCTGCTCGTACCTGCGCTGGTCGGCATCGGTCTCGCCCTGTCGCCGTCCGTCGTGCGGGCCACGACGCGCAACAAACCGGAACACGATTAGCCTCGGCCGGAAAGAGCGACAAGACTTCGATGGTCATGCTGACCGCACCATCCACCGACGCCGCCAGAGCGGGCTATCCCGAATGGCGCGCGTGGCGCCTGGAGACCGTTACCGGGCCGACCGGCAATCTGAGCCTCATCGAGACTCGTTGGCTTCCTGACGGCGACGAGACGACCCTCGAGGATGCGCTCGCCGCCCATCCAGCCACGGTCGTCGCGACGCCTTTGCAGCGCCGCAACCTCGACACGGGCGAGCCTGAGCGAGGGATCCGGCTCTGGGATGCGGCGTCACCCGCAATCAATGCGTTCGAGACGGTCACGGCGTTCCCGTTCAACCCCGACTGGGTGATCGAAGCCGAGTTCACGCCGGTCTCGACCGCACGTACGGTGCCGTTCGAGCACATCCGGGACAACGGGGGCACCCGCGACCTGGTCGTTCCCGGCGACATCACCTTCACCCGCGACGGGGCCGACTATTCGCTGAGCGCCTTCGACGACGACGGCACCCTGCTTCTCGTCTTCGGCGACGCGAGCAACGGCGACGACGGTCCGCAGGGCACCTACGAGTCCGGCCGCTTCCTGTTCGTTCAGCGAGCCGGCGACGACCCGGCTCGGGTCATGCTCGACTTCAACCGCGCATTCGTTCCACCCTGCGGCTTCTCCGCACAGTACAACTGCCCGCTGCCGCCCCGGAACAACCGGTTCGGGTTCGTCGTCGACGCAGGCGAGAAACGGGTCGTCTTCCGCGACGGCTACGCCGTGCACTGACCTGTCGCGCGACCGACGTCACACGAGCACCCCGCCTGTGTCGACGACGGCTCAGGCGTCGATACCGAGCTTCTTGCGGAGGCTCGCCACGTGCCCGGTCGCTTTGACGTTGTACATTGGCAGCCGCACCGAGCCGTCGGGGTCCACGACGAAAGTCGAGCGGAGCACCCCGGTGACCGTCTTGCCATAGAGGACCTTCTCGCCGTAGGCGCCGTACGCCTGGTGGATCGCGAGATCCTGGTCGGACAGGAGAGGGAAGTTCAGCCCGTCGTGCTCCTGGAACTCCTTGTTCTTCGCTGGGGTGTCCTTCGAGATACCAATGACCTGATAGCCGGCGGACTTCAGCGAGTTGAGGTTGTCGCGGAAGTCGCAGGCCTCGGTGGTGCAGCCCGGCGTCATCGCGGCAGGGTAGAAGTAGACGATCACGTTCTGCCCGGCGAAGTCGCCCAGCGAGACGTCGTTCGAGTCCTGGTCTTTCAGAGTGAATGCGGGCGCGGTCGCACCGGCTTCGAGTCGTTCAGCAGTCATGCTCCAACGCTACCGCGAGCCGCCCGCGGCCACCCCGGCGAACGTCGTCAGAAGGCGCTGGAGCGAGTCGAGACGCGCGCGCCCCGTCTCGCCCAGGCGTCCATCCTCCACCGCCTCCTGGATCGCGCAGTCGGGAGCGTCGGGCAGATGCGTGCAGCCCCGCGGGCACTCCTCGGCTATGGCGGCCAGGTCGGTGAACGCCTTGAGGATGCTGTCGGTGTTGACGTGCCCCAGGCCGAACGAACGAACGCCGGGGGTATCGATCACCCAGCCGCGGCCCTCCGGAGTCTCCACCCGCAGGGAGACGGTCGATGACGACGTGTGTCGTCCGCGTCCGGTCACGGCGTTGACCACCCCGATCGCGCGTCGTGCGCCGGGTACGAGCTCGTTCACCAGGGTCGACTTGCCGACACCAGAATGTCCAACGACAACCGTGTCGTGGCCGATGAGCGCCGCGCGGATCGTGTCGACCGGGATGGCGTCCTCGCGGCTCGTGAACACAGGCAGGTCGAGGCCGGCGAAATTGTCGAGGAACTCGGACGGATCCGCGAGATCGATCTTCGTCACGCAGAGCATCGGCTCGATACCAGCGTCGTAGGCCGCGACGAGGTACCGGTCGACGAGCCTCGTCCGGGGCTCCGGGTTGGCGGCCGCGACGACGATGAGCATCTGGTCGGCGTTCGCCACGATGACGCGCTCCACCTCGTCGGTGTCGTCGGCGCTGCGGCGCAGGAGGGTCGTGCGGGGTTCTATGCGCACGATGCGGGCGAGGCTGCCCTCCTCGCCGCTGGTGTCGCCGACGATGGCGACGCGGTCGCCGGTGACGATCGCCTGGCGACGCAGTTCGCTTGCCCGTGCGGCGGTCAGTTGACGCTCGTCGGCTGTGTTCTCGTCGAGCATGACGGTGTAGCGGCCCCGGTCGACGCCCAGGATGCGCCCGATCTCGGCGTCGCTGTGCTCGGGGCGCGTCTTCGTGCGCGGGCGTGAGCCTTTGCGGTTCGGGCGACTGCGGATGCTCGACTCGTCGAACTCGTCGTCCTCGTCGTCGTCGCCGTCATCCCACCAGCTCACGGCATCCACCCGCTCATGGGATGCGCCTGTTCACAGGACCCGCCACGTCATCTAGGCTGCGCCTTCCGTGAGCATCGCCTGCCACAACTGTGTGAACTGGGGAAGCGTCTTCGCCGTCGTGGCGACGTTCTCGATCTCGACGCCGGGCACTGCGAGCCCGATGATCGCGCCTGCCGTCGCCATCCGGTGATCGTGGTAGCTGCGCCACACTCCGCCCTGGAGGGGCCGGGGCACGACGCGCAGCCCGTCCTCGAGCTCCGTGACGTCACCGCCCAGACCGTTGATCTCGGCGGCGAGGGCGGCCAGCCGATTGGTCTCGTGGTGGCGGATGTGCCCGATTCCGGTGATCTCGCTCGGTCCGTCTGCGAGGGCTGCGAGGGCGACGATGGCGGGGGCGAGCTCTCCGCCGGTCGAGAGATCGAGTGTGACGGCGCGGATTCCGCCCGCGCGGACACCGTCCGCAGACACTGTGAGCCGATCGCCGCTGAGGTCGACGGAGGCGCCGAAGAGCGGCAGGATGGCGGCGAGGTCCGCTCCGACCTGTGTCGTCGAGGCCGGCCATCCCGTGATCGTGACGCTGCCGCCGGCGACGAGCGCAGCTGCGAGGAACGGTGCGGCGTTGGAGAGGTCGGGCTCGATGTCCACGTCGGTCGCGCCGATCGTGCCGGCCGACACCATCCATTCACCGGCAGCAGGAGATTCGACAGCCACCCCGCGCGCGGCGAGGGCTGCGATCGTCATCTCGATGTGGGGAAGGCTCGGCAGGCGTTCGCCTTCATGGGTGAGGTGGAGTCCGTCGTCGAACCGTGCTGCCGAGAGGAGGAGGCCGGAGACGAACTGGCTCGACGACGACGCGTCGATGGTGATCCGGCCGCCGGTGACGCGCCCTGTGCCATGGACGGTGAACGGGAGGGTTCCGCGGCCGTCGTCGTTGATGTCGACGCCGAGAGCGCGCAGGGAGGTGATCATGGCCTTCATGGGCCGGCCGCGGGCCGAATCGTCCGCGTCGAAGGTCGTCGGTCCGAGGGCGAGACCGGCGACCGGGGGAACGAAGCGCATCACCGTGCCGGCCATGCCGCAGTCGATCGTCGTGCTTCCGAACAGTTCCTCCGCCGGAGTGACGCGAAGATCGGCGCCGAACGCCCCAGACCCCTGGACCTCCTCGATGCCGGTGCCGAGCGCCCGGAGCGCCTGCACCATGTTCGCGCTGTCGAGCGAGTGCAGGGGAGCGCGGATCAGCGACGGGCCGTCGGCCAGCGCCGCGAGGACGAGCTCCCGATTGGTCAGTGATTTCGAGCCCGGAAGCGAAACGGATGCGCGGAGCGGCCCGTCGGCGACCGGTGCCGGCCACAGCACATTGGGGTCGTCAGCAGCCCTGTCGCCGTACGGGTCGAAGTCGGGAGCGGAATATTTCGAGATCAGCATTGTTGTCAAGATTATCCGCGATCGGTCGCGGGGGAGGCGCAGAACCTGAGGAAGGACGGACAGAGCATGACGGCAACCGCTGTTCTGGCAGCTGAGCGTCCCTCGGAACTCGCAGAACGAGAGCTCTTGGCAGAACTAGACTGGCCCGTGATGACCACCGCACCAGAAGATCTCGGATCCCTCTTCGAAGAGCAGGCGCTCCCATTCATGGACCAGCTGTACGCAGCTGCCCTGCGGATGACGCGCAATCCAGCCGACGCGCAGGACCTCGTCCAGGAGACGTTCGTCAAGGCGTACGCGGCGTTCCGGCAGTTCGAGCAGGGCACGAACCTGAAGGCGTGGCTGTACCGCATCCTCACCAACACGTTCATCAACACCTATCGCAAGAAGCAGCGCGAGCCGTACCAGGGCACCATCGACGAGCTCGAGGACTGGCAGCTCGGCGGTGCGGAGTCGACGACGGCGTCGACCACGCGCTCGGCTGAAGCCGAAGCGATCGACCACCTGCCGGACAGCGCCGTGAAAGACGCTCTCCAGGCCATCCCGGAGGACTTCCGGATGGCGGTCTACTTCGCCGACGTCGAAGGCTTCTCCTACCAGGAGATCGCCGACATCATGAAAACCCCCATCGGCACCGTGATGAGCCGCCTCCATCGCGGTCGCCGGATGCTGCGGGAACTGTTGACTGACTACGCGCACGAGCGGGGGCTCTCCGCCGTGCAGACACCCAGGAGCGCGAAATGACCGACTGCGGCTGCGACAAAGCCAAGCAGGATCTCGAGGAGTACTTGCACAACGAGCTCTGCAACGAAGATGCTGCAGACATCCGTGAGCACCTCGCGAACTGCGCCGACTGCAACCACGAAGCGCACCTCGGTGTCGTGCTCACCGAAGTCGTGCAGCGGGCGTGCAAGGAGACGGCACCCGAGGTACTCCGCGCCCAGGTCCTGTTGAAGATCCGCGAACTGCAGTCGACGCACACGGTGTGAGCCGACCCGTTGGCGTTCAGCCGGCCATCACCGAACTGAGGACGAAGAAGCCGCCGGTGGAGTCGGTGACCTGGCAGAATCGCCCGAATTCGCTGTCCCATGGGTCACGGACTACGGCGCCGCCGAGCTCCGTCACCTGGGCAGCGCTCGCATCCACGTCCTCGACGCCGAAATAGACCAGCCAGCTCGACGGCATTCCCGGCGGGAGAACGGCCGCAGCGTCGTACACACCTCCGACCGGACTCTCTGGTGACGGGCCGAACGTCACATACCGGAAGTCCTCGGTGTCGCTGAGCACGGCGGGCTTCCAGCCGAACACATCAGTGTAGAAGCCGACCTGGCTGTCGAAATCGCGTGCGTTCAGTTCGTGCCACACGACCGAACCGACCTCGGCGGCCAACTCGTATCCGCGGTGCTCGGCGGGCTGCCAGAGTCCGACGGCGGCGCCACCCGGATCGCCGATGACGGCGAGCCTGCCCTGGTCGCCCACGGTCATCGTCGGCGCAAAGACCTGGCCGCCCGCTGCGACGACCGACGCCTCCGTCGTCTCCGCGTCCTCGACGAGCAGATAGGTCATCCACGCGTCGGGTGCGTCGGCGCCGCCCATCGCGCCGCCGAGCCCGGCCACGTTGTGTCCGTCCTTGTGGAACGTGATGTACCCGCCGTACTGGTCGTCGTCGGACACCCGGGGCTCCCAGCCGAACAGGGCGGAGTAGAAGTCGCGGGAGGCGGCGACGTCGTTGCTCATGAAGTCGACCCAGCACGGTTCGCCGAGCCGATGGGTGTTCAGGACGGGCATGATCGTCTCCCTACCGCCGGGGTAGCACCGGCACGAGTGGGCACCGTTCGGATGCCCGCGGCCAGCCTACGACCGAGCCCGGATGCGCGGAAGGCCCCGGGCGTGCTGCCGGGGCCTTCCATCGTCTCGTGCCGGGCGGTGCCGCTACTGGAGGGTGACGGCCCGCTGGACGAGTTGCGCCTGCTCTTGTGCGTGACGCTTCGCAGAGCCCGCCGCCGGCGACGCCGACGGTGCGCGGGAGATCACGCCGAGTGGGCGCGGACCGAGCTTCGAGGTCTCGAGGATCATGTACGGCCAGGCGCCCTGGTTCTCGGGCTCGTCCTGAACCCAGACCAGTTCGGCGTTGGGGTAGGAGTCGACCACCTGCTTGAGCTGTGTCGCCGGCAGGGGGTAGTACTGCTCGACGCGCACCAGAGCGATCTGCGGGTTGGGGTTCTTATCGAGCTCGTTCAGCAGGTCGTAGTACAGCTTGCCCGCCATCATCAGTACCCGTCGTACCGCTCCACGGTCCGTGATGCGTGCATCGTCGATCACCGGCTCGAACTTGCCCGAGGTGAAGTCGGACACATCGCTCGACGCGCCGCGGAGGCGGAGCATCGCCTTCGGTGTGAAGACCACGAGCGGCTTGCGCGGCCGGGCGTACGCCTGGCGACGGAGCAGGTGGAAGTACGATGCCGGGGTCGAAGGACGCGCCACGGTCATGTTGTTCTCTGCGCAGAGCTGGAGGTACCGCTCGATCCTTGCGGACGAGTGGTCCGGTCCCTGGCCCTCGTATCCGTGGGGGAGCAGGAGTACCAGCGATGAGCGCTGGCCCCACTTCTGCTCAGCCGACGAGACGAACTCGTCGATGATCGTCTGTGCACCGTTCGCGAAGTCACCGAACTGTGCCTCCCACAGCACCAGCGCATCCGGTCGCTCCACCGAGTAGCCGTACTCGAAGCCCATCGCCGCGTACTCGCTGAGGAGGGAGTCGTAGATCCAGAACTTGGCCTGGTTGTCGCTGAGGTTCGCCAGCGGCAGCCATTCCTGTCCGTTCTTACGGTCGTGGAGCACCGCGTGACGCGACACGAACGTGCCGCGGCGCGTGTCCTGGCCCGCCATGCGCACCGGGGTGCCCTCGAGCAGGAGCGACCCGAGCGCGAGCAGTTCGCCGAAGCCCCAGTCGATTCCGCCGTTGCGGCTCATGTCGAGGCGCTTGGTCAGGAGCTGCTGCAGCTTCGGGTGGACCGTGAAGCCCTGGGGCGGGTTGTTGAACGCGTCGCCGATCAGGCGGATGACCGCATCGCTCACACCCGTCGTCTCCGGTTCGCCCGCACCGTCTTCATGCTGCTGGGCCTCCGGACGCTCGAGGTCGGCGACCGCCTTCGCGTCGGACGTGATGATCGGCATCGAATTGGTCTGGGCCGCGTGCGTCTCCATGAAGGCGCGCTCGAGGCGTTCCTGGAAGTCGCGGTGCGCCTGCTCGAATTCATCCTGGGTGATGTCGCCACGTCCGACGAGGGCTTCCGTGTACAGCTTGCGAACGCTGCGCTTGGCCTCGATCAGGTTGTACATCAGCGGCTGCGTCATCGACGGGTCGTCGCCCTCGTTGTGTCCGCGACGACGGTAGCTGACGAGGTCGATGACCACATCGCGCTTGAACTCCTGGCGGTACTCGAACGCGAGCTGCGACACGCGCACCACGGCCTCCGGGTCATCCCCGTTCACATGGAAGATCGGCGCCTGGATGGTCTTGGCGACATCCGTCGAGTACACAGACGAACGTGCCTCGGTCGGAGACGTGGTGAAGCCGACCTGATTGTTGATGTTGACGTGGATCGTGCCGCCGGTGCGGTAGGCACGCAGCTGCGACAGCTGCAGAGTCTCCATCACGATGCCCTGGCCGGCCATGGCCGCGTCGCCGTGGATGAGGATCGGCAGGGTCAGGAAGGTTCCCGCCGGTCGGCGGTCCTGCTTCGCGCGGACGATGCCCTCGAGAACCCCGTCGACCGCTTCGAGATGCGACGGGTTCGCCGCGAGGTAGACCGGGATCTCCTCGCCGTTCGCGCCCTTGAACGTGCCCTCGGTGCCGAGGTGGTACTTGACGTCGCCGGACCCCTGCACCGTGCGCGGGTCCTGGGTGCCCTCGAACTCGCGGAAGATCTGGCCGTACGTCTTGCCCGCGATGTTCGTCAGGACGTTGAGACGGCCGCGGTGCGCCATACCGATCGCTACCTCGTCGAGACCCGCCTCGGCAGCACCCTGGAGGATCGTATCGAGTGCCGCGATCGTGGACTCGCCGCCCTCGAGGCTGAAGCGCTTCTGGCCGACGTACTTCGTCTGCAGGAACGTCTCGAACGCCTCGGCCTCGTTCAGCTTGCCGAGGATGCGCAGCTGCTCTTCGTGCGCGATCGTCTGGTACTTGCGCTCGACCTTCTCCTGGATCCACCGGCGCTGTGCCGGGTCCTGGATGTGCATGTACTCGATACCGATCGTGCGGCAGTACGAGTCGCGGAGCACGCCGAGGATGTCGCGCAGCAGCATCTGACGCTTGTCGCCACCGAACTGACCGGTGACGAACTCGCGGTCGAGGTCCCAGAATGTCAGGCCGTGGCTGGCGATGTCGAGGTCGGGGTGCGAACGCTGGACGTACTCGAGCGGGTCGATGTCGGCCATCAGGTGGCCGCGGACACGGAACGCGTTGATCAGTTCCTGCACACGGGCCGTCTTGTCGACGGCGCTAGCCAAGTCGACGCTGATGTCCGGTGCCCAGTGGATCGGGTCGTACGGGATGCGCAGTGCGGCGAAGATGTCTTCGTAGAAGTTGCGCTTGCCGATCAGCATCTCGTGCACGATCTTGAGGAACTCGCCCGAGCCTGCGCCCTGGATCACGCGGTGGTCGTACGTGCTCGTCAACGTGATCGTCTTGCCGATCGCGAGTTCGGTGAGAGTGTGTTCGCTCGCACCCTGGAACTCGGCGGGGTACTCGAGTGCACCGGCACCGATGATGGCTCCCTGGCCCTTCATCAGGCGGGGGACCGAGTGCACGGTTCCGATACCGCCAGGGTTGGTGAGGGAGATCGTCGTGCCTGCGAAATCGGTCGCGGTCAGCTTGTTGTTGCGCGCCCGGGAGACGAGGTCTTCGTAGGCCGCGAGGAATTCGCCGAATCCCATCGTGTCCGCGCGCTTGATGCTCGGAACGAGAAGAGCACGACTGCCGTCAGGCTTCGGAAGGTCGATCGCGATGCCGAGGTTGACGTGTGCCGGGGCGACCACGGACGGCTTGCCGTCGACCTCGTCGTAGAACACGTTCTGGCTCGGGAACTCCTTGAGCGCCTGGACGAGCGCCCAGCCGATCAGGTGGGTGAACGAGACCTTGCCGCCTCGTGCGCGGCGCATGTGGTTGTTGATGACGATGCGGTTGTCGATGAGGAGCTTCGCCGGGATCGTGCGGACGCTCGTCGCCGTCGGGACCGTCAGGCTCGCATCCATGTTCGATGCCAGCGACTTCGCCATTCCGCGCAGCGGCGTCACGAGATCCTGCGGTTCGGCCTCTTCGGCGGCCTCGGTCGCCTTGATGATCGGCTGCGGTGCCGTCACCGGGGCGTCGGCCGGGACAGGTTGCGGTTTCGGCGCCACGGAGGTCGTGCGCGCCACCGGCTGGGTGCCGATGACCGGGATCGGTGCGGTGACGGGGCGCGGCTCGACTGCCGGTGCTGCGTTCTCGGGTGCAGGCGGCGGTGTCGGCGCTGCCGGCGGGGTCGGTGTCTCGGGTGCTGCGGGCGTCGTCGGTTCGGCCGGTGCAGGCGGGTTCGGTTCGGACGGTGCCGGCACCGTCGGTTCCGTGGGGGTCGGAACGCCCGGCTCACTCGGTGTGGGCGCGACCGGTTCGGTCGATGTCGCTGGTGAGGCCGGTGCCGGTGCTGCCTGCGCCGTACCGCTCTCGTCTTTCACGGTCGGGTGGTAGGTCTCGAGGATCGGCCACCACGACTTGTCGACCGAGTTCTTGTCGACGATGAACTGCTCGTAGAGTTCGTCCACGAGCCACTCATTGGCTCCGAATTCGCCCGAGGATCCGTCGTCGGTTCCTACACCGGTCAATTGGCTCGACACAGCCGATCGCCCACTCTCTCCGTTGATTTCGCATTCGATCGGGTGGCACTCGGCCACCCTCTTCTGTCCAGTCCTCAAGCCTAATCCCATTGCCGGAGGGCTGCGGGCGACTGGCTATGGGGATAGCGTTATTCCCATGCAGTTCTAT
It encodes the following:
- a CDS encoding multifunctional oxoglutarate decarboxylase/oxoglutarate dehydrogenase thiamine pyrophosphate-binding subunit/dihydrolipoyllysine-residue succinyltransferase subunit → MSSQLTGVGTDDGSSGEFGANEWLVDELYEQFIVDKNSVDKSWWPILETYHPTVKDESGTAQAAPAPASPATSTEPVAPTPSEPGVPTPTEPTVPAPSEPNPPAPAEPTTPAAPETPTPPAAPTPPPAPENAAPAVEPRPVTAPIPVIGTQPVARTTSVAPKPQPVPADAPVTAPQPIIKATEAAEEAEPQDLVTPLRGMAKSLASNMDASLTVPTATSVRTIPAKLLIDNRIVINNHMRRARGGKVSFTHLIGWALVQALKEFPSQNVFYDEVDGKPSVVAPAHVNLGIAIDLPKPDGSRALLVPSIKRADTMGFGEFLAAYEDLVSRARNNKLTATDFAGTTISLTNPGGIGTVHSVPRLMKGQGAIIGAGALEYPAEFQGASEHTLTELAIGKTITLTSTYDHRVIQGAGSGEFLKIVHEMLIGKRNFYEDIFAALRIPYDPIHWAPDISVDLASAVDKTARVQELINAFRVRGHLMADIDPLEYVQRSHPDLDIASHGLTFWDLDREFVTGQFGGDKRQMLLRDILGVLRDSYCRTIGIEYMHIQDPAQRRWIQEKVERKYQTIAHEEQLRILGKLNEAEAFETFLQTKYVGQKRFSLEGGESTIAALDTILQGAAEAGLDEVAIGMAHRGRLNVLTNIAGKTYGQIFREFEGTQDPRTVQGSGDVKYHLGTEGTFKGANGEEIPVYLAANPSHLEAVDGVLEGIVRAKQDRRPAGTFLTLPILIHGDAAMAGQGIVMETLQLSQLRAYRTGGTIHVNINNQVGFTTSPTEARSSVYSTDVAKTIQAPIFHVNGDDPEAVVRVSQLAFEYRQEFKRDVVIDLVSYRRRGHNEGDDPSMTQPLMYNLIEAKRSVRKLYTEALVGRGDITQDEFEQAHRDFQERLERAFMETHAAQTNSMPIITSDAKAVADLERPEAQQHEDGAGEPETTGVSDAVIRLIGDAFNNPPQGFTVHPKLQQLLTKRLDMSRNGGIDWGFGELLALGSLLLEGTPVRMAGQDTRRGTFVSRHAVLHDRKNGQEWLPLANLSDNQAKFWIYDSLLSEYAAMGFEYGYSVERPDALVLWEAQFGDFANGAQTIIDEFVSSAEQKWGQRSSLVLLLPHGYEGQGPDHSSARIERYLQLCAENNMTVARPSTPASYFHLLRRQAYARPRKPLVVFTPKAMLRLRGASSDVSDFTSGKFEPVIDDARITDRGAVRRVLMMAGKLYYDLLNELDKNPNPQIALVRVEQYYPLPATQLKQVVDSYPNAELVWVQDEPENQGAWPYMILETSKLGPRPLGVISRAPSASPAAGSAKRHAQEQAQLVQRAVTLQ